The following proteins are encoded in a genomic region of Coffea eugenioides isolate CCC68of chromosome 6, Ceug_1.0, whole genome shotgun sequence:
- the LOC113773769 gene encoding senescence-specific cysteine protease SAG39-like, translating to MKAVIGFFFLLGLLAIQGAARNLNDEAMVERHEQWMSLHGRVYEDSAEKERRFKIFKDNVEFIESFNRAGNRPYNLGINRFADLTNEEFVASHNGLKMSSSPRLFGSISFKYENVTAVPATVDWRTKGAVTPIKDQGQCGSCWAFSAIAATEGITKLSTGKLISLSEQEIVDCDRTSQDQGCSGGYMEDAFEFIVKNKGIATETTYPYTAADGTCSKTKEASHAAKIAGYEKVPVNSEAALLKAVANQPVSVSIDASGMAFQFYSSGVFTGDCGTDLDHGVTAVGYGKTSNGTKYWLVKNSWGTSWGESGYIKMKRGIAAKEGLCGIAMDSSYPTA from the exons atgaaagCAGTCATcggtttctttttccttttgggaTTGCTAGCAATCCAAGGTGCAGCACGTAACCTGAATGATGAGGCCATGGTAGAGAGACATGAGCAGTGGATGAGCCTCCACGGACGCGTATACGAGGACAGTGCAGAGAAAGAAAGGCGTTTCAAGATATTCAAGGACAATGTGGAGTTCATTGAATCTTTTAACAGGGCTGGAAACAGGCCTTACAATCTTGGAATCAATCGATTCGCAGACCTTACCAACGAGGAGTTTGTTGCCTCTCATAATGGATTGAAGATGTCCTCCTCCCCAAGGCTGTTCGGGAGTATATCATTCAAGTATGAAAATGTGACTGCTGTGCCTGCTACCGTGGACTGGAGGACCAAAGGTGCAGTCACTCCAATTAAGGATCAAGGACAATGTG GAAGTTGCTGGGCATTTTCAGCAATTGCAGCGACTGAAGGGATTACAAAACTGAGTACCGGTAAGTTGATTTCACTCTCTGAGCAAGAAATAGTGGACTGCGACAGAACAAGTCAAGATCAGGGCTGCAGTGGTGGCTACATGGAAGATGCCTTCGAATTCATCGTGAAAAACAAAGGCATTGCCACTGAAACCACTTACCCATACACGGCAGCTGATGGAACTTGCAGCAAAACTAAAGAAGCTTCCCACGCAGCCAAGATCGCTGGTTATGAAAAGGTGCCTGTCAACAGCGAAGCAGCATTGTTGAAAGCTGTGGCAAACCAACCAGTTTCTGTTTCCATCGATGCGAGTGGGATGGCATTCCAATTCTACTCCAGTGGAGTTTTCACCGGAGATTGTGGAACGGATCTAGACCATGGTGTTACTGCAGTTGGATACGGGAAAACTTCTAATGGTACAAAGTATTGGTTGGTCAAGAACTCATGGGGAACAAGCTGGGGTGAGAGTGGATATATAAAGATGAAACGGGGCATTGCTGCTAAAGAAGGCCTTTGTGGAATTGCTATGGATTCTTCCTACCCAACTGCATAA
- the LOC113773772 gene encoding senescence-specific cysteine protease SAG39-like yields MIFITRVAELILFVRCWLVSAQSKCRKEVSVYINFKNGSSCTRYLPQWNLAPITKEHIQETNTCTTTSSLKMKTVIAFLFLLGLLAIQSAALRTLKDEAMVERHEQWMSLHGRVYNDDAEKERRFQIFKNNVEFIEAFNKAGKLPYKLGVNQFADLTNEEFKASSNGFKASSSLKLIRGASFKYENVTAVPATMDWRKKGAVTPIKDQGQCGSCWAFSAIAATEGITKLSTGKLISLSEQEIVDCDRTSQDQGCNGGEMEDAFAFIVKNKGIASEATYPYTAADGTCSKTKEAAHAAKIAGYEKVPANNEAALLKAVANQPVSVAIDASGMAFQFYTSGVFTGDCGTDLDHGVTAVGYGKASNGTKYWLVKNSWGTSWGESGYIRMQRGISAKEGLCGIAMDSSYPTA; encoded by the exons ATGATCTTTATAACTCGAGTGGCTGAGCTGATTCTGTTCGTTAGATGCTGGCTCGTCTCTGCTCAAAGTAAATGTCGTAAAGAAGTCAGTGTGTACATAAACTTCAAGAATGGAAGTTCTTGTACCCGATATCTTCCTCAATG GAACCTAGCACCAATCACTAAAGAACATATTCAAGAAACCAACACTTGTACAACGACTTCATCTTTGAAAATGAAAACGGTGATTGCTTTTTTGTTCCTTTTGGGATTGTTGGCAATTCAATCTGCAGCACTACGCACACTAAAGGATGAGGCTATGGTAGAGAGACATGAGCAGTGGATGAGTCTCCATGGCCGTGTATACAACGATGATGCAGAGAAGGAAAGGCGATTCCAGATATTCAAGAACAATGTAGAGTTCATCGAAGCTTTTAACAAGGCTGGAAAGCTGCCTTACAAGCTTGGTGTCAATCAATTTGCAGACCTTACCAATGAGGAATTCAAAGCCTCTAGTAATGGATTTAAAGCTTCCTCCTCGCTTAAGTTGATCAGAGGTGCATCTTTCAAGTATGAAAATGTGACTGCTGTGCCTGCCACCATGGACTGGAGGAAAAAAGGTGCAGTCACTCCAATTAAGGATCAAGGACAATGTG GAAGTTGCTGGGCATTCTCAGCAATTGCAGCCACTGAAGGAATTACCAAACTCAGTACAGGAAAGTTGATATCACTCTCTGAGCAAGAAATAGTGGATTGTGACAGAACAAGTCAAGATCAGGGATGCAATGGTGGAGAAATGGAAGATGCCTTTGCATTCATagtgaaaaacaaaggaattgCCTCTGAAGCAACTTACCCCTACACAGCAGCTGATGGAACTTGCAGCAAAACTAAAGAAGCTGCTCATGCAGCCAAAATCGCAGGTTATGAAAAGGTACCTGCCAACAATGAGGCAGCATTATTGAAAGCGGTGGCTAATCAACCAGTTTCAGTTGCCATCGATGCAAGTGGCATGGCTTTTCAATTCTATACAAGTGGAGTTTTTACTGGAGACTGTGGAACTGATCTAGACCATGGTGTTACTGCTGTAGGATATGGCAAGGCGTCTAATGGTACCAAATATTGGCTGGTAAAGAACTCATGGGGCACAAGCTGGGGTGAGAGTGGATACATAAGGATGCAACGTGGCATTTCTGCCAAAGAAGGCCTCTGTGGCATTGCTATGGATTCTTCCTATCCAACTGCTTAA